A window of the Tachysurus fulvidraco isolate hzauxx_2018 chromosome 6, HZAU_PFXX_2.0, whole genome shotgun sequence genome harbors these coding sequences:
- the sec22a gene encoding vesicle-trafficking protein SEC22a has translation MSMVLFASVVRVRDGLPLSASTDYEQDKGLQETKKHLKGLSKKLSQFPDRCCLKTGQYNVNFTSSLGVGYMMVCTENYPNVLAFCFLDELQKEFLVTYDTKRISSAVRPYTFIEFDNFIQKTKQRYNSPRSLSTKINLADMQTEIKLRPPYQLSPEDLSLINGFSHSTSSKYKGIAPNQTLEPVTLPGIVACVLTVLCGALNLLRGVHAIESILQNEDEDFNYVIAFFLGTAACLYQCYLFAYFSVWRNIKSFLAFALICLCNMYLYELRNMWQILFHVTVGAFATLQIHLRQPQGKAPDYNV, from the exons ATGTCTATGGTCCTGTTTGCCTCAGTCGTGCGGGTGAGGGATGGCTTGCCCCTCTCTGCCTCTACTGACTATGAACAGGACAAAGGGCTGCAAGAGACCAAGAAGCACCTCAAGGGCTTGTCCAAAAAACTCAGCCAGTTTCCTGACCGCTGCTGTCTTAAGACTGGCCAGTACAATGTCAA TTTCACCAGCTCTCTGGGAGTGGGCTACATGATGGTATGCACAGAAAACTATCCCAATGTCTTGGCGTTCTGTTTCCTGGATGAGTTACAGAAAGAATTCCTTGTCACATACGACACCAAGCGCATTAGCAGCGCTGTCAGGCCCTACACCTTTATTGAGTTTG ACAACTTTATTCAGAAGACCAAGCAGCGTTACAACAGCCCACGTTCTTTGTCCACGAAGATTAATCTGGCTGATATGCAGACAGAGATCAAGCTGCGCCCCCCATACCAGCTCTCTCCTGAAGACCTAAGCTTGATCAATGGCTTTTCCCACAGCACTTCTTCCAAATATAAAGGCATAG ctCCTAATCAAACGTTGGAGCCTGTCACCTTGCCCGGCATAGTGGCATGTGTCCTAACCGTTCTGTGTGGTGCGCTAAATTTACTACGTGGTGTCCATGCCATAGAAAGCATATTGCAG AACGAGGACGAAGACTTTAATTATGTAATTGCCTTTTTCCTGGGAACGGCTGCCTGTCTATATCAG TGTTACTTATTTGCCTACTTCTCGGTGTGGAGGAACATCAAGTCATTCCTGGCCTTTGCTCTTATCTGCCTGTGCAACATGTACCTGTATGAACTGCGCAATATGTGGCAGATCCTCTTCCACGTCACAGTCGGGGCTTTCGCCACTCTGCAGATCCACCTAAGGCAGCCACAAGGCAAAGCTCCCGACTACAACGTCTGA